The following proteins are co-located in the Dromiciops gliroides isolate mDroGli1 chromosome 2, mDroGli1.pri, whole genome shotgun sequence genome:
- the LOC122738818 gene encoding 40S ribosomal protein S15a-like: MVCMNVPADALRSINNAEKQGKRQVLIRPCSKVIIRLLTVMMKHGYIGEFEIIDDHRAGKIVVNLTGRLNKYGVISPRFDVQLKDLEKWQNNLLPSHQFRFIVLTTSAGIMDHEEARQKHTGRKILGFFF; the protein is encoded by the coding sequence ATGGTGTGCATGAATGTCCCAGCAGATGCTCTCAGAAGCATCAACAATgcagaaaaacaaggaaaacgCCAGGTTCTCATTAGGCCGTGCTCTAAAGTAATCATTAGGCTCTTAACTGTGATGATGAAGCACGGTTACATTGGCGAATTTGAGATCATCGATGATCACAGAGCAGGAAAAATTGTTGTGAACCTCACAGGCAGATTAAACAAGTATGGTGTAATCAGCCCCAGATTTGATGTTCAATTGAAAGATCTGGAAAAGTGGCAGAATAATCTGTTACCATCCCATCAGTTTCGGTTCATTGTGCTTACAACCTCAGCTGGCATCATGGACCATGAGGAAGCAAGACAAAAACACACAGGAAGAAAAATCCTGGGATTCTTTTTCTAA